The genomic region ACGACCAGGTCTGACACGTCGGGGAGGTCCCAGGGGTCCTTGGCTGCGGGCTTCTGTGCACTGTCGGTAGAAGTCATGGGCTGACCCTAGCTTCAGGCCCGACAGGACCAACAGATCCACCTGCCCCATGGTTGTCCGCTCCGCTCCCGCACGCCACTGGCGCAGGCCCGTCCTTCACAGGTTGCGGTAGATGTCCCGGCGATTTCCGATCTTGATGACGAGAATGATCAGTTGCCCGTCATCGACCGTGTAGGCCACGCGAAAGTCACCCACCCGCAAACGGTAGATGCCGTGCTGGTCGGTGAGCTTCTTGATGTCGGCATCAGCGCGGTAGGGATCGTCACCGAGGCGCGTCAGCGCCGCGAGAATGCGCATGGCGCCGGGCTGGTCGATACCACGCAGATCACGCCTGGCCCGCTCGGTGAAACGGAAGGTGTACTTCACGCGGCACCCTCGGCGCTGCCGAAGATGTCGGCGAGCACCTCGGCCATTCCCACAGTCGGCTCACCGAGGTGCTGCACGGCCTCCCGCGCGAGCAACTGATCCGCGGCGTCTTCAAGGGCGCTGTACGCCTCGAACGGGACGACGGCCGCGACGGGCACCCCGGCCCGGCTGATCACGGTAGGAGTGCCCTCCTGGGCGGCATCAAGGATCCGGGCGAGCTGGGCACGGGCTTCACGAACGGAGACGGATTCATCCATGCGCCAAGTGTACGCGCTCGCGTGTACACACTCCAGAACGTGAGAAGCCCTGTCGAGCGCCGGCATCTGGGAGATCCCACCTCCCGGACGGGTGATTCACCGCCAACTCGCCTTCTCGGCGCAGCGGATGCGGCAGGATCCCGCCCCATGGATGCCGTACGCGTGGCGCTGCTGAGGGAAGTCCTGGCCGGGACGGAGTGGCCGCGGGCCACCCGGAGGTTCGCCGCCGCGCTGCGGTCGTCCGTCGTGCCGCACGGCGGCGGGCTGTTGCTCGTGGGGACCGAGCAGTACGAGCCGTGGCACCTGGCCGCACATCTCGTCGACGAGGCCGCCTGGTCGGGGCTGCCCGAGCTGGCCCCCACGCTCGTACGCCACCGGGTCGAGGCCGGGGAGCCCGCGCACCTCTCCGTCGGGCTGGGGCGGATCGAGGCGGCCGGGCGGGGGGAGACGCTGCTCGTGGTGGCCCCGCGGTCGCCCGGCGAGGCGCTGCTGGAGCGGGTGCACGGTGCGCGGCGGGCCGGGGCGACCGTGCTGTCGCTCGACGGCGGGGACACCGAGGTCCGTGGGCTCGCCCACGAGACGCTCGCGGTGACCGAGGAGGACGAGGTCGATCTGGACACCGTGCAGCACCTGGTCAGCGCGGCGGCCGGGGAGAACAGCCTGCCGGTGCAGCGCGGGACGTCGCGCTTCCGGGACCGGTTGTCGCGGCTGGCCGACCAGTTGACCGCGCCCCCGCCGAGCCGCTGGTAATCGGGTTGCGCCCGGGAACCGCCGGCCCGAGCATGACCTTTCGTGGCTCCACGCATGCGGCTCGGCGCGATACTCCCCGATCTCACCCCCTGGCGCTCCTCCCGGGAGTTCCGGCTGCTCTGGGTACAGGGTCTGATCACCTTCTTCGGCAGTTCCATGGCGATGATCGCGCTGCCGCTCCAGATCAAGGACCTGACCGGTTCCCCGGCCGCGGTGGGGGCGATGGGGGCGGTCGAACTGGTGCCGCTGGTGGTCTTCGGGCTGTACGGCGGGGCGCTCGCCGACGCCGTCGACCGGCGCAGGGTCATCCTCGGCACCGAGGCCGGGCTCGGGCTGCTCGCCGTGCTGCTGCTGGCCAACTCCCTGTTCGGGCGGCCGATGCTGTGGCCGCTGTACGTCGTCGCCGCCGGGGTGTCGGCGCTCGCCGGACTCCAGCGTCCGGCACTGGACTCCCTGATGGCGCGGATCGTCCCGCACGACCAGCTCACCGCCGCCGCCGCGCTGAACGCGCTGCGCTGGCAGACCGGTGCGATCGCGGGACCGGCGCTGGCGGGGGTGGTCGTCGCGTACGCCGGGTACCCCACCGCGTACGGCGTCACCGTGCTCGGTTTCGTCGTCTCGGTCGCGATGTGCACGCGGCTCTCCCCCGCCCCGCCGTCGCGCGACGCCGAAAAGCCCTCGCTGCGCGGCATCGCGGAGGGCGCGCGGTACGCGTGGAGCAGGCCGGTGCTGCTCGGGACGTACGCCGTCGACCTGGCCGCGATGTTCTTCGCCTACCCGAACACGATCTTCCCGTTCCTCGCCGACGACCTGCACGCCGAGTGGGCCCTGGGGCTGATGTACGCGGCGGGGTCGGTGGGGTCCGTCCTGCTGAGCCTGACCAGCGGCTGGACCTCGCGGGTGCGGCGGCACGGGCTCTTCGTGGTGTTCGGGGCTGCCGGATGGGGTGCGGCGATGGTGGCGGCGGGCTGGTTCGCGAACGTCTGGCTGGTGCTGCTCTGCCTCGCCTTCGCGGGCGCGGGCGACATGCTCAGCGGGCTCGGCCGCTCCACGATCTGGAACCAGACCATCCCGGAGGAGCTGCGCGGCAGGCTCGCGGGCATCGAGGTGCTCTCGTACAGCGTCGGACCCCAGCTCGGCCAGGTGAGGGCCGGCGCGCTGGCCGGGTGGACCGGGACCAGGACCGCGGTCTGGAGCGGCGGGCTCGCGTGCGTCGCCTCGGTGGGGCTGCTCGCAGCCGTGCTCCCGAAGCTGGTCACGTACGACGCGACGACGGACGAGGACGCGCAGCTGCGCCGCGCTCACAAGGAGGCGGCGACGGCTGCGGCGGTGGGCTGATCAGGTCTCTTCGTCGGTGGCTTCGCCCTTGTCGTGCCACTTGGGGTCGGTCTCCCACTCCAGGTTGCGCTCGGCCGCCGTCTCCATGGCGTGCGTCGCCTCCTCGCGGGTGGCGTACGGACCGAAGCGGTCCTTCGCCGGGCACTCCGGCCCCTCTTCGACCTTTTTGTGCTGGATGCAGTAGTACCACTCGCCCGGCTTCGCTGCCGCACGCTTCTTGAACAAAGCCATGGTCGGCTCCTCTCTCATACACTCGCTGGCATGTCTGGCCAGTCACTTCTCGTACCAGGGGAGCTCTCTCCCACCCGTTCCGTACCCGGAAACATCCGGCGTCCCGAGTACGTGGGCAAGCCCGCGCCGACGCCGTACACCGGACCGGAAGTCCAGAACGCCGACACCGTGGAGCGGATGCGCGTCGCGGGCCGTATCGCCGCCCGGGCGATGGCGGAGGCCGCCAAGCACATCGTGCCCGGTGTGACGACGGACGAACTCGACCGGGTCGCCCATGAGTTCATGTGCGACCACGGGGCCTATCCGTCGACGCTCGGCTACCGCGGGTTCAAGAAGTCGCTCTGCACCTCGGTCAACGAAGTCATCTGTCACGGGATTCCGGATTCCACCGTGCTGCGGGACGGCGACATCGTGAATCTGGACGTCACCGCGTACATCAACGGCGTGCACGGCGACAACAACGCCACCTACCTCTGCGGGGACGTCGACGAGGAGTCGCGGCTGCTGGTCGAGCGGACCCGGGAGTCCCTCGACCGCGCCGTCAAGGCGGTGAAGCCCGGCCGCCAGATCAACATCATCGGGCGGGTCATCGAGTCGTACGCGAAGCGCTTCGGCTACGGGGTCGTACGGGACTTCACCGGTCACGGCATCAGCACCTCCTTCCACTCCGGGCTGATCGTCCCGCACTACGACAGCCCGTACGCGAAGGAACTGATCAAGCCGGGAATGACCTTCACGATCGAGCCGATGCTCACGCTCGGGTCCCACGACTACGACATGTGGGACGACGGCTGGACGGTGGTCACCAAGGACCGGAAGCGGACCGCGCAGTTCGAGCACACGCTGGTGGTGACGGACACGGGGGCGGAGATCCTGACGCTCCCCTGACCGGACACCGGGGCCGCGCGCCGAGAGGTTACGTACGGGCGGGTACTGGGTAGCGTTTTACCGACAGGTCGTCGGGAACGTATTGACTTAGGTAAGCCTAAGTCGGAGGATCTACTCAGGTTCCCCGCCCGCTCCGGCTCTCTGGAGGTCCGTCATGGACGCCTTCTCGACGCTCATCCGCACCGCCTCGCACGAGCAGCACGCCGAGGCCCAGTCCCCGACGTTCATGAGGGACCTGTTGAACGGCCGGCTCGGGGTGGAGGCGTACGCGCGCTACACCGAGCAGCTGTGGTTCGTGTACCGGGCCCTGGAGGAGGGCGCGGAGAAGCTCGCGTCGGACCAGGTCGCCGGGCCGTTCATCCAGCCGGAGCTGATGCGTACGGCCGAGCTGGAGCGGGATCTGGCGCATCTGCGCGGCGACGGCTGGCGTGCGGGTGCGACGCCGCTGCCCGCCACCGCGGCGTACGCGGAGCGGGTGGCGCACTGCGCGAACGCCTGGCCCGCCGGGTACGTGGCGCACCACTACACCCGCTACCTCGGCGACCTCTCCGGCGGCCAGATCATCCGCGACACGGCGGAGAAGACCTGGGGCTTCGCGCGCAAGGGCGACGGTGTGCGGTTCTACGTCTTCGAGGAGATCCCCAACCCCGCCGCCTTCAAGCGGGGTTACCGGGACCTGCTGGACGCGGTGGACGCGGACGATCTGGAGAAGCGCCGGATCGTGGACGAGTGCAAGCGGGCCTTCGCGCTGAACATCCAGGTCTTCCGGGAGCTGGGGCAGGAGTTCCCGATCAGCGCGTAGGGCCTGTCCGGTCGGTCTTGTCGGGTCGGCCCGGGGCGTCAGCGGTCGGCATTCCGCTCCTTGACCAGCCGCCGGATCCGTTCGACCACCTCGGCGTCGGAGGGGGCTCGGCGCCCGGCCCCGACCTCGGCGGGGGCCCGGCCCGCACCGGCCGCTCCGGGCCGGTCCTCGGTGAGGTCCGCGATCTGCGACACCGTACGGAAGTCGTACGCACGCTCCTCGTCGGCACCCGGCACGTTCTCGTACGACTCGGGGGTGCTGAAGCCGATGGTCACGTCGATGGCCTTGGCGATCAGCCAGGTCGCGAGGAAGGAGAAGGTGGCGCAGGCCAGGATCGCGACGACCTGTTTGCCCAGCTGGTCCCACCCGCCGCCGTAGAACAGGCCCTTCCGGCCGCTGACCTGGGCGGTGGCGAAGAGGCCGACCATGAAGGTACCGGTGATGCCGCCCCAGCCGTGCACCCCGACCACGTCCAGGGTGTCGTCCACCCCGAAGCGGTACTTCAGGGTGATCGCGAAGGCACACACCACGCCGGCCACCAGCCCGGTCACCAGCGCGCCGACCGGTGAGATCTCACCGCAGGCCGGGGTGATGGCGACCATCCCGGCGACGGCGCCGGAACAGACACCGGTCATGGTCACCTGGCCGGCGCGCCACTTCTCCACCATCGGCCAGGTGATCAGCGCGCCCGCCGCGCCGAGCTGGGTGTTGATCAGGGCGGTCGCCGCCGCGCCCTGATCGGTGAGCGCCGAACCGGAGTTGAAGCCGAACCAGCCGAACCAGAGCAGTGCCAGGCCGAGCGCCACCAGCGGGACGTTGTTCGGCCTGAGCTCCAGCCTGCGGAAGTCCTTGCGGCCCCGGACCACCGTGGCCACCGCGAGACCGGCGAAGCCCGAGTTGATCTCGACGGGCAGCCCGCCCGCGAAGTCCAGTGCACCCAGGTGGTGCACCACCCAGCCCCGCGGGTCGAAGACCCAGTGCGCCAGTGGGGCGTAGACCACCAGCGTCCAGACGGCCGCGAACACCAGCCAGGCGGACATCCGGGCCCGGCCCGCGATCGAGCCGCTGATCAGGGCCACCGTGATGATGGCGAAGGCCATCTGGAAGGTGGCGAACACATAGGTGGGGATGTGACCGTGCAGGGTCTTGGGGCCGATGCCGTGCAGGAAGCCCTGCTGGGCGTCGCCGATCAGGCCGACGCCCCCGACGTCACCGGAGAAGGCCAGGCTGTAGCCCAGCGCGAACCAGACCACGCTGACCACACACAGGCAGGCGAAGCTCATCTTGAGCATCACCAGGACATGTTTGGTGCGGACCATCCCCCCGTAGAAGAAGGCGAGTCCCGGGGTCATCAGCAGCACCATCGCCGTGCTGGCGAGCAGCCAGGCGGTGTCGCCGGAATCGTAGCTGGGTGGCATGGTTCCTCACTCTGTCCGGTGTCCGCGCCCTGGTCCGGCGCGGTGCGGGTCAGGAATGGCGCAGGTCGGGTGCGGGTGATCCGGTGAGCAGCCGGCGGGCGGCGTCCCAGGCCGCGTGCCGGGCGGCGGCCACGGCGGGCGCGTCGTCGCCCAGGATCCGGACCCAGGCTCCGCAGTCGTGCGGCAGCACGCTCACGCCGTGCAGCACGCCCCGGCCGTCGAGCGCGGTGTGCAGGGCATCGGCCACCACGGTCGCGGCGCACCGGCCGCTCACCACGAACAGCGAGCCCACACAGGCGTGTCCGGACAGCACGCCGGGACCGTTCACACCGTGCAGGTCGGGGCAGAACCGCATGGTGTCCAGGGCGAGGAGCCGCCCGTCGGGCCGCCGCACCTCCAGGTCGAGGCCGAGGACGTCGTAGACGTGGTGTTCACCGAGCGCGGGCCGTCCCGGGGTCACCGTCTCGCCGATCACCACGGTGGCGGTGGGGTCGGCGGTGATGACGGTGCGCTGGTAGAGCCGGGCGCCGCGGAACGGGATCAGCGGGTCCGGCAGGTACTCCAGGTACGCGTCGGGGCCCGCCCGGAGGTTGACCAGCCGGGTCGCGTAGTCGTGCTCCATCCGGTGGACCTCGGTCGCCGCCTGCGTGGTGAGGTGCGCCTCGGTCTCAGCGCCGCAGCAGACGTCGATGCGGTACCGGTCGGCCTGCACCATGCCGCCGCCGACGGACGTCATGGAGGTGAACGCCATCTTCGGCCGCAGCGGATCCACGTACAGCGGGTGCATGATCTGGAGCGGCGACTCCTCGTACCGGTGGACCAGTTCGGTCCGGCCCTGGAGCCGTTCGAAGCCCAGTTCCAGCAGGCCGATCCTTCCGGCCGAGCCTGCGGGGAGGGTGTCGGGAACGGATGCGTACCGGGCCACCTCCGCCGGGATCCGGCGCGGGGTGTGGTGCGCGGCGGAGAGGCGCGGCACCTGCCGGCCCGTCGCGGACCCCGGGCGGGTCCCGCCGGAGGTCTCGGGTTCCTGCGTGACCAGGGCCATCTCAGACCAGCACCTTGCGCCGTGACTCGATGAAGTCCAGTACGTCCGCCACGCCCTGCCCGGTCAGGCAGTCGGTGAGGATCACCGGCAGGCCGTCCCGGACCCGGATCGCGTCGCCCTCCATGACGGCGAGGTCGGTCCGCACGTACTGCGCGATGTCGATCTTGTTGATCACCAGCAGGTCGGAGGTGGTGATGCCGGGGCCGCGCTTGCGGGGCATCTTCTCGCCCTCGGCCGTGTCCAGTACGAACATGAACATGTCCA from Streptomyces sp. NBC_01267 harbors:
- a CDS encoding type II toxin-antitoxin system RelE family toxin codes for the protein MKYTFRFTERARRDLRGIDQPGAMRILAALTRLGDDPYRADADIKKLTDQHGIYRLRVGDFRVAYTVDDGQLIILVIKIGNRRDIYRNL
- a CDS encoding type II toxin-antitoxin system Phd/YefM family antitoxin — translated: MDESVSVREARAQLARILDAAQEGTPTVISRAGVPVAAVVPFEAYSALEDAADQLLAREAVQHLGEPTVGMAEVLADIFGSAEGAA
- a CDS encoding MFS transporter, with the translated sequence MRLGAILPDLTPWRSSREFRLLWVQGLITFFGSSMAMIALPLQIKDLTGSPAAVGAMGAVELVPLVVFGLYGGALADAVDRRRVILGTEAGLGLLAVLLLANSLFGRPMLWPLYVVAAGVSALAGLQRPALDSLMARIVPHDQLTAAAALNALRWQTGAIAGPALAGVVVAYAGYPTAYGVTVLGFVVSVAMCTRLSPAPPSRDAEKPSLRGIAEGARYAWSRPVLLGTYAVDLAAMFFAYPNTIFPFLADDLHAEWALGLMYAAGSVGSVLLSLTSGWTSRVRRHGLFVVFGAAGWGAAMVAAGWFANVWLVLLCLAFAGAGDMLSGLGRSTIWNQTIPEELRGRLAGIEVLSYSVGPQLGQVRAGALAGWTGTRTAVWSGGLACVASVGLLAAVLPKLVTYDATTDEDAQLRRAHKEAATAAAVG
- the map gene encoding type I methionyl aminopeptidase yields the protein MSGQSLLVPGELSPTRSVPGNIRRPEYVGKPAPTPYTGPEVQNADTVERMRVAGRIAARAMAEAAKHIVPGVTTDELDRVAHEFMCDHGAYPSTLGYRGFKKSLCTSVNEVICHGIPDSTVLRDGDIVNLDVTAYINGVHGDNNATYLCGDVDEESRLLVERTRESLDRAVKAVKPGRQINIIGRVIESYAKRFGYGVVRDFTGHGISTSFHSGLIVPHYDSPYAKELIKPGMTFTIEPMLTLGSHDYDMWDDGWTVVTKDRKRTAQFEHTLVVTDTGAEILTLP
- a CDS encoding biliverdin-producing heme oxygenase, producing the protein MDAFSTLIRTASHEQHAEAQSPTFMRDLLNGRLGVEAYARYTEQLWFVYRALEEGAEKLASDQVAGPFIQPELMRTAELERDLAHLRGDGWRAGATPLPATAAYAERVAHCANAWPAGYVAHHYTRYLGDLSGGQIIRDTAEKTWGFARKGDGVRFYVFEEIPNPAAFKRGYRDLLDAVDADDLEKRRIVDECKRAFALNIQVFRELGQEFPISA
- a CDS encoding ammonium transporter, with amino-acid sequence MPPSYDSGDTAWLLASTAMVLLMTPGLAFFYGGMVRTKHVLVMLKMSFACLCVVSVVWFALGYSLAFSGDVGGVGLIGDAQQGFLHGIGPKTLHGHIPTYVFATFQMAFAIITVALISGSIAGRARMSAWLVFAAVWTLVVYAPLAHWVFDPRGWVVHHLGALDFAGGLPVEINSGFAGLAVATVVRGRKDFRRLELRPNNVPLVALGLALLWFGWFGFNSGSALTDQGAAATALINTQLGAAGALITWPMVEKWRAGQVTMTGVCSGAVAGMVAITPACGEISPVGALVTGLVAGVVCAFAITLKYRFGVDDTLDVVGVHGWGGITGTFMVGLFATAQVSGRKGLFYGGGWDQLGKQVVAILACATFSFLATWLIAKAIDVTIGFSTPESYENVPGADEERAYDFRTVSQIADLTEDRPGAAGAGRAPAEVGAGRRAPSDAEVVERIRRLVKERNADR
- a CDS encoding urease accessory protein UreD, producing MALVTQEPETSGGTRPGSATGRQVPRLSAAHHTPRRIPAEVARYASVPDTLPAGSAGRIGLLELGFERLQGRTELVHRYEESPLQIMHPLYVDPLRPKMAFTSMTSVGGGMVQADRYRIDVCCGAETEAHLTTQAATEVHRMEHDYATRLVNLRAGPDAYLEYLPDPLIPFRGARLYQRTVITADPTATVVIGETVTPGRPALGEHHVYDVLGLDLEVRRPDGRLLALDTMRFCPDLHGVNGPGVLSGHACVGSLFVVSGRCAATVVADALHTALDGRGVLHGVSVLPHDCGAWVRILGDDAPAVAAARHAAWDAARRLLTGSPAPDLRHS